The Ananas comosus cultivar F153 linkage group 2, ASM154086v1, whole genome shotgun sequence genome contains a region encoding:
- the LOC109705624 gene encoding somatic embryogenesis receptor kinase 2-like — MAMAAAREAAAAWFLWLILVFHPLARVRANMEGDALHSLRTNLNDPNNVLQSWDPTLVNPCTWFHVTCNNDNSVIRVDLGNAALSGTLVPQLGELKNLQYLELYSNNISGIIPSELGNLTNLVSLDLYLNNFTGEIPDSLGNLSKLRFLRLNNNSLSGPIPKSLTNISALQVLDLSNNNLSGEVPSTGSFSLFTPISFANNPLLCGPGTTKPCPGAPPFSPPPPYNPPVLVQSPGSSASSTGAIAGGVAAGAALLFAAPAIGFAWWRRRKPQEHFFDVPAEEDPEVHLGQLKRFSLRELQVATDGFNNKNILGRGGFGKVYKGRLADGSLVAVKRLKEERTPGGELQFQTEVEMISMAVHRNLLRLRGFCMTPTERLLVYPYMANGSVASCLRERPPSEPPLDWPTRKRIALGSARGLSYLHDHCDPKIIHRDVKAANILLDEEFEAVVGDFGLAKLMDYKDTHVTTAVRGTIGHIAPEYLSTGKSSEKTDVFGYGIMLLELITGQRAFDLARLANDDDVMLLDWVKGLLKEKRLEMLVDPDLQNNYVEAEVESLIQVALLCTQGSPMDRPKMSEVVRMLEGDGLAERWEEWQKVEVVRQEIEMAPHRPSEWIVDSTDNLHAVELSGPR, encoded by the exons ATGGCAATGGCTGCGgcgagggaggcggcggcggcgtggtTTCTGTGGCTAATCTTGGTGTTCCACCCCCTTGCCAGGGTTCGTGCGAACATGGAAG GTGATGCTTTGCATAGCTTACGGACCAACTTGAATGATCCCAACAATGTGCTGCAAAGTTGGGATCCAACGCTCGTTAATCCGTGCACATGGTTCCATGTTACATGTAACAATGATAATAGTGTCATCAGAGT cGATCTTGGAAATGCAGCACTGTCTGGTACGTTGGTTCCGCAGCTTGGTGAGCTGAAAAATCTGCAATACCT GGAACTTTACAGTAATAACATAAGCGGTATAATACCTAGTGAACTTGGAAACCTTACAAACTTGGTGAGCTTGGACCTGTACTTGAACAACTTTACAGGGGAAATACCTGATTCATTGGGAAATCTGTCAAAACTACGCTTCCT CCGGCTTAACAACAACAGCCTTTCTGgtccaatacccaaatctctaACCAATATCAGTGCCCTCCAAGTGct GGATTTGTCAAATAACAATTTATCTGGAGAAGTTCCATCCACTGGATCCTTTTCATTATTTACCCCAATCAG TTTTGCTAACAACCCTCTTTTATGCGGTCCGGGTACCACTAAACCCTGCCCTGGTGCTCCCCCCTTTTCTCCACCTCCTCCATATAATCCTCCAGTACTAGTACAATCACCAG GAAGTAGTGCCTCCAGCACTGGAGCAATCGCTGGGGGAGTTGCTGCAGGTGCTGCGCTTTTATTTGCTGCTCCCGCTATTGGGTTTGCATGGTGGCGCCGCCGCAAGCCACAAGAGCATTTCTTTGATGTACCTG CTGAGGAGGATCCAGAAGTTCATCTTGGCCAGCTCAAAAGATTCTCGCTGCGAGAGCTGCAAGTTGCAACTGACGGCTTCAACAATAAGAATATCCTGGGAAGAGGCGGCTTCGGAAAGGTCTACAAAGGGAGGCTTGCGGATGGATCATTGGTAGCAGTAAAGAGACTAAAAGAAGAACGCACACCTGGTGGGGAGCTTCAGTTCCAGACAGAAGTGGAGATGATCAGTATGGCTGTACACAGAAATCTACTCCGTCTTCGTGGGTTTTGCATGACGCCCACTGAGAGATTGCTTGTCTATCCCTACATGGCTAACGGAAGTGTTGCTTCATGCTTACGAG AGCGTCCTCCATCTGAGCCACCGCTTGATTGGCCGACACGAAAACGAATTGCATTGGGATCTGCGAGGGGACTATCCTATTTGCACGACCATTGTGATCCCAAGATTATTCACCGTGATGTGAAAGCTGCAAATATCTTACTGGACGAAGAGTTTGAAGCGGTGGTGGGGGATTTTGGCTTGGCGAAACTTATGGATTACAAGGATACCCATGTAACAACTGCTGTCCGTGGAACGATTGGGCACATTGCTCCAGAGTACCTTTCCACAGGAAAGTCTTCTGAAAAAACTGATGTTTTTGGGTATGGGATCATGCTTTTGGAGCTCATTACTGGACAAAGGGCTTTTGATCTTGCTCGGCTTGCAAACGATGATGATGTCATGTTGCTTGACTGG GTAAAAGGTCTTCTGAAGGAGAAGAGACTGGAAATGCTGGTGGACCCAGATCTACAAAACAACTACGTGGAGGCTGAGGTGGAATCACTTATCCAGGTCGCACTGCTTTGCACACAGGGATCTCCAATGGACCGGCCTAAAATGTCGGAAGTGGTGAGAATGCTCGAAGGCGACGGCCTTGCTGAGAGATGGGAGGAATGGCAGAAAGTGGAGGTGGTGCGACAGGAAATTGAGATGGCCCCACACCGCCCTTCTGAGTGGATTGTTGATTCAACTGACAACCTTCATGCTGTTGAACTGTCCGGTCCAAGGTGA
- the LOC109705489 gene encoding nuclear transcription factor Y subunit B-3-like, with the protein MKRSLPANAKISKEAKETVQECVSEFISFVTGEASDKCQREKRKTINGDDLLWAMTTLGFENYVGPLKTYLNRYRETEGEKNGAVAWQGDQSPAEDGGCGSGSSGGGRMNPDFNHAVGSSDHVAMMVSGFNGAGFYATGPAPVAGSNPSVGVYHEMGRVQNGGGDQGSNTIRGIQWQ; encoded by the coding sequence ATGAAGCGGTCGCTCCCCGCGAACGCGAAGATATCGAAGGAAGCCAAAGAGACGGTGCAGGAGTGCGTGTCGGAGTTCATCAGCTTCGTGACCGGGGAGGCCTCCGACAAGTGCCAGCGCGAGAAGCGGAAGACGATCAACGGCGACGACCTCCTCTGGGCCATGACCACGCTCGGCTTCGAGAACTACGTCGGCCCGCTCAAGACTTACCTCAACAGGTACCGCGAGACGGAGGGCGAGAAGAACGGCGCCGTCGCGTGGCAGGGCGACCAGTCCCCCGCCGAAGACGGCGGCTGCGGCAGCGGAAGCAGCGGAGGAGGCCGTATGAACCCTGACTTCAACCACGCCGTCGGTAGCAGTGATCACGTCGCTATGATGGTCTCGGGGTTCAACGGCGCCGGGTTTTACGCGACCGGGCCGGCCCCGGTGGCGGGTTCGAACCCCTCCGTCGGGGTTTATCATGAGATGGGTAGGGTGCAAAATGGAGGGGGAGATCAAGGGAGCAATACTATCCGTGGAATTCAATGGCAGTAG